The following DNA comes from Legionella sp. PATHC032.
TTCATGCTCTTATTCAAATCTTGCTTGGCTGCGTATCGAAGAGAATCAACAACCATTCCCCCATCTTTTTTCCACTGATTAGTAAAAGCCTTCGTTACTTCTTCACCCCAGGCATTATTGGGAGCAATAATTAGCGCTTTTTTGTAACCTTTGCTTCTTGCTTTTATTGCAACCTGGATCGCTTCATTAACCGGGGATAAGCCTAAGGAATAGGAATTGTTCTGAGTACTGGTATCCGTATCGTTCAGCAATAGGGTAGGAACCGGATGCTCTATTGATGCGATGGTAGCGACTTGAGCTTTCGTTAAAGGACCAACAACATATTCGGCACCATCAGAAATAGCTTGGCGATATGTGTTCGTTATATCACCCTTGCTTGTATCATAAACTTTAATTTTTGTTGACTCATCTCCCCTGTTGGCCTTATAGGCTTCCATAAAGCCTTCCCGTATAGCATTACCCGGTCCGGATAATGGACCGCTTAAAGGCAATAATAAAGCGACCTGTTTAGGTGGGGTTAATAATTTACTTGATATGCTGTCTAAGGGATTAGGCAAAATCTGATTTGCTGGATGATTACTAAAATGCATTTGCCATTGATCCAACGCAGCCAATAATGACTTTGAGTTATTTCTATACTTACGGGAAATAGCGGCCAGCTGTAACCAACCTTGCATTTCTGATTTGTCCACAGCCTCGAGAGACATCGTATTCAGCTCCGCTTGAGGTAAACTGGTTAAAGTCAACCACAGAGCTCGTCGATTATTGACCTGACTTTCTTCATCAGGGAGCAATGATTCCAATTTAATACGCTCACTAACTGATTCAGAGTAACTACCAATAGACCGAAATGACTTCGCCAATTGTTCGTGAAATTGGATTTGATTGTATAATGAGAGCCTTTCAGGCTCTTTAATTCTAGCTAACTTGGCTAAGGCATCTCTGGGCTTATCACGCATAAAGTCGACTTTTGCCAGTAAAAGATTCTTTTCATTAGCCTGCTCAGTCGTTAATTCCCCAGTTTGTGCTAAAATAGCCGTTCCTTGCTTCCACTGCCCATCAGTAATTAAACGGCCAGCTGCTGAAATCAATGCGCTTTGCTTTTCATGGCCTTCTTGACTCTTGGCCATAGCCAGGTATGCTGCAATAGGCAATGAATATGGGGTTTTTAATTTTTTGTTAACTGTAATTACAGGCTCAGTTGAGTTAACTGTTTTTGTGCATTGGCAAAGCAAAAAAAGAGATACCAACACTAAGAACATGCGAAGTTTTAATTGTTTTATTAACATGTTAATTTGCCAAATTTGCTTTTCGCAAGAGGATAAACTATGACAAACACTCTAGCAACAGATTTAGGAACCCTCTACGTAGTTGCTACTCCAATAGGAAACCGTGAAGATATTTCTTTCAGGGCTCTCAATACATTGAAAAACGTTGATTTAGTCCTTGCTGAAGATACACGCCATTCCAAACAATTATTGACTTCGCTAG
Coding sequences within:
- a CDS encoding penicillin-binding protein activator; amino-acid sequence: MLIKQLKLRMFLVLVSLFLLCQCTKTVNSTEPVITVNKKLKTPYSLPIAAYLAMAKSQEGHEKQSALISAAGRLITDGQWKQGTAILAQTGELTTEQANEKNLLLAKVDFMRDKPRDALAKLARIKEPERLSLYNQIQFHEQLAKSFRSIGSYSESVSERIKLESLLPDEESQVNNRRALWLTLTSLPQAELNTMSLEAVDKSEMQGWLQLAAISRKYRNNSKSLLAALDQWQMHFSNHPANQILPNPLDSISSKLLTPPKQVALLLPLSGPLSGPGNAIREGFMEAYKANRGDESTKIKVYDTSKGDITNTYRQAISDGAEYVVGPLTKAQVATIASIEHPVPTLLLNDTDTSTQNNSYSLGLSPVNEAIQVAIKARSKGYKKALIIAPNNAWGEEVTKAFTNQWKKDGGMVVDSLRYAAKQDLNKSMKDFLQITKSQEREKKLKQVLGYNVQSTTSRRQDFDMIFLLAYPSKARQIMPLLKYYYAGDVPVYATSSVYGGSANALKDKDLDGIIFCDMPWVFSHQMGAKNWPEQFNSYNRLYALGMDSYTLATQLNQLILFPADGSNDSTGILYLKPTQQVARVLEWGQFKQGLAHSLGDTV